A stretch of the Medicago truncatula cultivar Jemalong A17 chromosome 5, MtrunA17r5.0-ANR, whole genome shotgun sequence genome encodes the following:
- the LOC11426482 gene encoding uncharacterized protein isoform X1, with protein MYATRLLSMYKRNPSALSDPPPSGPNSSYLVILDEVAQTYSCFGLSKDNRIKNFPLPQNKNLTINLSAGESTFLEEAMFIPVLNQPLSSNRYYVIRREGKYQGQASTSSKEEDKTTCLCCSFVHDVKPRALKPFNDYQQFEIIKKSYGFQAKSIASNGIPPGLLREEGWALHASTPRNYQLSQALGSNDSLRSKLPNFNFPLTYDHSGSVIVGNWYCPFMFVKEGMNLKEQMKMSMFYELTLEQRWEKIFSKENENSGEGDVVVDVVIQTEVAKIEGKDAVWDENRLVHGVLWFKSVEKKSVGLRLEVGEAMKWEQRRFGWNAGNGRQVRVTKVEEFDGTNKWNKFSCYVLVETYSLRRMDKSLLLTYAYRHSHQIKSKWE; from the exons ATGTATGCAACAAGACTTCTTTCCATGTACAAAAGGAATCCTAGTGCTCTTTCAGATCCACCACCATCAGGACCAAATTCAAGTTATCTTGTGATATTGGATGAAGTAGCTCAAACTTACTCTTGTTTTGGTTTGTCAAAAGACAATAGAATCAAGAATTTTCCTTTACCTCAGAACAAAAATTTAACCATCAATTTATCAGCAGGTGAAAGCACCTTTTTGGAAGAAGCTATGTTCATTCCAGTATTGAATCAACCATTGTCTTCTAATCGCTACTATGTTATAAGAAGGGAGGGGAAATATCAAGg CCAAGCTAGTACAAGTTCAAAGGAAGAGGACAAGACcacatgtttatgttgtagttttgTCCATGATGTTAAACCAAGAGCTTTGAAGCCCTTCAATGATTATCAGCAGTTTGAAATAATCAAGAAGAGTTATGGTTTTCAAGCAAAATCTATCGCTTCAAATGGAATTCCTCCTGGGTTATTGAGGGAAGAAGGGTGGGCACTTCATGCTAGCACTCCCCGCAACTACCAATTAAGCCAAGCTTTAGGTTCAAATGATTCCTTGCGTTCCAAGCTACCAAATTTCAACTTTCCATTGACTTATGATCATTCTGGATCAGTGATTGTTGGAAACTGGTATTGTCCTTTTATGTTTGTGAAAGAAGGAATGAATTTAAAGGAGCAGATGAAGATGTCAATGTTCTATGAGCTAACACTTGAGCAAAGATGGGAGAAGatattttcaaaggaaaatgaaaatagtGGAGAAGGTGATGTGGTTGTAGATGTTGTTATTCAAACAGAAGTTGCTAAAATTGAAGGAAAGGATGCTGTTTGGGATGAAAATAGATTGGTTCATGGAGTTTTGTGGTTTaagagtgttgaaaagaaaaGTGTTGGATTGAGGTTGGAAGTTGGTGAGGCAATGAAATGGGAACAAAGAAGGTTTGGATGGAATGCTGGGAATGGAAGACAAGTGAGAGTAACAAAAGTTGAAGAGTTTGATGGAACAAACAAATGGAATAAATTTAGTTGTTATGTGTTGGTTGAAACTTATTCATTGAGAAGAATGGATAAAAGTTTGTTGCTGACTTATGCTTATAGACACTCACATCAAATTAAGAGCAAGTGGGaatga
- the LOC11426482 gene encoding uncharacterized protein isoform X2, which yields MYATRLLSMYKRNPSALSDPPPSGPNSSYLVILDEVAQTYSCFGESTFLEEAMFIPVLNQPLSSNRYYVIRREGKYQGQASTSSKEEDKTTCLCCSFVHDVKPRALKPFNDYQQFEIIKKSYGFQAKSIASNGIPPGLLREEGWALHASTPRNYQLSQALGSNDSLRSKLPNFNFPLTYDHSGSVIVGNWYCPFMFVKEGMNLKEQMKMSMFYELTLEQRWEKIFSKENENSGEGDVVVDVVIQTEVAKIEGKDAVWDENRLVHGVLWFKSVEKKSVGLRLEVGEAMKWEQRRFGWNAGNGRQVRVTKVEEFDGTNKWNKFSCYVLVETYSLRRMDKSLLLTYAYRHSHQIKSKWE from the exons ATGTATGCAACAAGACTTCTTTCCATGTACAAAAGGAATCCTAGTGCTCTTTCAGATCCACCACCATCAGGACCAAATTCAAGTTATCTTGTGATATTGGATGAAGTAGCTCAAACTTACTCTTGTTTTG GTGAAAGCACCTTTTTGGAAGAAGCTATGTTCATTCCAGTATTGAATCAACCATTGTCTTCTAATCGCTACTATGTTATAAGAAGGGAGGGGAAATATCAAGg CCAAGCTAGTACAAGTTCAAAGGAAGAGGACAAGACcacatgtttatgttgtagttttgTCCATGATGTTAAACCAAGAGCTTTGAAGCCCTTCAATGATTATCAGCAGTTTGAAATAATCAAGAAGAGTTATGGTTTTCAAGCAAAATCTATCGCTTCAAATGGAATTCCTCCTGGGTTATTGAGGGAAGAAGGGTGGGCACTTCATGCTAGCACTCCCCGCAACTACCAATTAAGCCAAGCTTTAGGTTCAAATGATTCCTTGCGTTCCAAGCTACCAAATTTCAACTTTCCATTGACTTATGATCATTCTGGATCAGTGATTGTTGGAAACTGGTATTGTCCTTTTATGTTTGTGAAAGAAGGAATGAATTTAAAGGAGCAGATGAAGATGTCAATGTTCTATGAGCTAACACTTGAGCAAAGATGGGAGAAGatattttcaaaggaaaatgaaaatagtGGAGAAGGTGATGTGGTTGTAGATGTTGTTATTCAAACAGAAGTTGCTAAAATTGAAGGAAAGGATGCTGTTTGGGATGAAAATAGATTGGTTCATGGAGTTTTGTGGTTTaagagtgttgaaaagaaaaGTGTTGGATTGAGGTTGGAAGTTGGTGAGGCAATGAAATGGGAACAAAGAAGGTTTGGATGGAATGCTGGGAATGGAAGACAAGTGAGAGTAACAAAAGTTGAAGAGTTTGATGGAACAAACAAATGGAATAAATTTAGTTGTTATGTGTTGGTTGAAACTTATTCATTGAGAAGAATGGATAAAAGTTTGTTGCTGACTTATGCTTATAGACACTCACATCAAATTAAGAGCAAGTGGGaatga